In Pseudobythopirellula maris, a single window of DNA contains:
- a CDS encoding outer membrane protein assembly factor BamB family protein yields MKHPMHRAFRKVFLALAIAAGSSAAAHAALVSADAAAYLGLDRDWSTQAPIDTSRSRVAQSALAGDRLYVLSTAGVLQSVDTATGASLWTTRLGDPRFPSLGVAAQGEDVAVVNGTTLYVFDSANGRERFHAPLKGAPGAGPVIAAGSVFVPLIDGRIEALAIDRDKGRSWSYQASGNLFYPGAVGEERVFFANTSGELFAVASDRSGAAFRYETDSPIVAPPAPLGGMVYIATRNGYLHALDQLSGQQRWRGVVGEIVSHGPHAIDGRVYLLTDAPSMHAFDAATGEMLWHTSGIERFVSASDKRVHAIDRRGALVVLDRETGRVVSRRSVGESFNTVRNDENDRLFLLTDSGYLQCLHEKSPEKGEADAATETPAADEPAADDPADAPIADDPFAVIEEEEEPFTADEPEEPVVEEPAEEEPAAEDPFNAADPFGGDDPFGGEDPFGDF; encoded by the coding sequence ATGAAGCACCCCATGCACCGAGCCTTCCGCAAAGTATTTCTCGCCCTCGCCATCGCGGCGGGTTCCTCGGCCGCAGCGCACGCCGCTCTCGTGAGCGCCGACGCGGCCGCCTACCTCGGGCTCGACCGCGATTGGTCGACCCAGGCGCCGATCGACACGTCGCGCAGCCGCGTGGCCCAGTCGGCGCTCGCGGGCGATCGGTTGTACGTGCTCTCGACCGCCGGCGTGCTGCAGTCGGTCGACACCGCTACCGGCGCCAGCTTGTGGACTACCCGGCTGGGCGACCCGCGGTTTCCCAGCCTGGGCGTCGCCGCACAGGGTGAGGACGTGGCCGTGGTCAACGGCACGACGCTCTACGTGTTCGACTCCGCCAACGGCCGCGAACGTTTCCACGCGCCGCTCAAGGGCGCCCCGGGAGCGGGCCCGGTGATCGCCGCCGGTTCAGTCTTTGTTCCGCTCATCGACGGCCGCATCGAGGCGCTAGCCATCGACCGCGATAAGGGCAGGAGTTGGTCGTACCAAGCCTCCGGCAACCTGTTCTACCCCGGCGCCGTGGGCGAAGAGCGGGTCTTCTTCGCCAACACGAGCGGCGAGCTGTTCGCCGTCGCCAGCGATCGCAGCGGGGCCGCCTTCCGATACGAAACCGACTCGCCGATCGTCGCCCCCCCGGCGCCTTTGGGCGGGATGGTCTACATCGCCACTCGCAACGGTTACTTGCACGCCCTCGATCAGCTAAGCGGCCAGCAACGCTGGCGCGGCGTGGTGGGCGAGATCGTCTCGCACGGCCCGCACGCCATCGACGGACGGGTCTACCTGCTGACCGACGCCCCCTCGATGCACGCCTTCGACGCCGCCACCGGCGAGATGCTGTGGCACACGTCCGGCATCGAGCGTTTCGTCAGCGCCAGCGACAAGCGGGTGCACGCCATCGACCGCCGAGGGGCGCTCGTTGTGCTCGACCGCGAGACCGGCCGCGTCGTCTCACGACGCTCGGTTGGCGAGTCGTTCAACACAGTCCGCAACGACGAGAACGACCGCCTGTTCCTGCTCACCGACAGCGGCTACCTGCAGTGCCTGCACGAGAAGTCGCCCGAAAAAGGTGAAGCCGACGCCGCGACCGAGACGCCCGCCGCCGATGAGCCGGCGGCCGACGATCCCGCCGACGCCCCCATCGCCGACGACCCCTTCGCCGTGATCGAAGAGGAAGAGGAGCCCTTCACCGCCGACGAGCCGGAAGAGCCTGTCGTGGAAGAGCCAGCCGAAGAGGAGCCGGCCGCCGAAGACCCGTTCAACGCGGCCGACCCGTTCGGCGGCGATGACCCCTTTGGCGGCGAAGACCCGTTCGGCGATTTCTGA